One stretch of Astatotilapia calliptera unplaced genomic scaffold, fAstCal1.2 U_scaffold_3, whole genome shotgun sequence DNA includes these proteins:
- the LOC113017940 gene encoding CST complex subunit CTC1-like has protein sequence MFNTKSRRWLRTCAVYLCVCFRTGSVYCTYLPVSSITVVSLGDTSSAQPPPPAPIMHLGEWALSSKQRCAVGQVKGHVVCFLFLQLQWSCSLCGSVYTQGCSSSQCHSTSSVFQSKAKLVIDDGTGEAHVCFSAALVPALLGLADAQWEGLQRALRVRGHIRVFPRGQSQVCDGDADDFLLHFLLCLCSSDVMIRLLSLTCRKHTNQRPEDNPPYHPDCNLQSRVCVFQR, from the exons ATGTTCAATACAAAGTCACGCCGATGGTTACGTACCTGTGCggtttacctgtgtgtgtgtttcaggacaGGAAGTGTGTACTGCACGTACTTACCTGTCAGCTCCATAACTGTGGTCTCCCTGGGAGACACCAG CTCGGcccagcctcctcctcctgctcccatCATGCACCTGGGTGAGTGGGCTCTGAGCAGCAAGCAGAGGTGCGCTGTGggacaggtcaaaggtcacgtggtgtgtttcctgttcctgCAACTGCAGTGGAGCTGCTCGCTGTGTGGCAGCGTGTACACACAG ggctGCAGCAGCTCTCAGTGTCACTCGACCTCGTCAGTGTTTCAGTCCAAAGCAAA GCTGGTGATCGATGACGGGACAGGTGAGGCTCACGTCTGCTTCTCAGCTGCTCTGGTTCCTGCTCTGCTGGGATTGGCTGATGCTCAGTGGGAGGGGCTTCAGAGAGCActcagggtcagaggtcacatcaGAGTCTTCCCTCGTGGGCAGAGCCAG gTGTGTGACGGGGACGCTGACGACTTCCTCCTCCACTTCCTGTTGTGTCTGTGCAGCAGCGATGTCATGATTCGGCTGCTCAGCCTCACCTGCAGGAAACACACCAACCAGAGACCAGAAGATAACCCACCCTACCACCCTGACTGCAACCTTCagagtcgtgtgtgtgtgtttcagaggtGA